The Candidatus Izemoplasma sp. genomic sequence TAACAGGGTCTTCTATATGCCACCTTAGCAAATCATCAATATCTCCATACAGAGGTAGTTTAGAACTTTTTGCGGCATCTGGATCATTTACGACTTCTAAATCAACCATATCACCTTCTTCGCCTTCGTACCTAACAGCCATGTAGAAGATCATACGTGCGACGTCTCCTTTAACTTCGTCACGGGGTTCAAACTCCCAGTCGTTGCACGTATAGTTTCCATAACCAACTGCCTCAACGTTCGTATCGTCACCATCGTTACAATCTTCAAACATGCGATTGTTTTTAGTGGAGTTCATTGTTCTTTCAGCAGCAACCAAATGGTGCCCATCAGTATGTGCGCCCATATCTAAGACAGTGCTAGTGCCTTCTTTAATCTCAAAATCACCACGAGATTTGGACCAGATATGTTCTCGATTCCAATCGACAGTATCCTCTTCGCCTTCAATTGTTAGGATACATAATGCATCGGTTGCCATACCTTGTTGGCAATCTTTGTGGATTGAGAGACCGGTATAAAACAAGAGGACATGATCGGGATTATTAGGATCTTCATCTGCAGCTCTTAAAATATCCCACACATCTGTCTCGTCATCAGTATAAGGGTATTCTTGGTGGTTCGTTATAATATCGTTTAATGCTGATTTGAGGTCATCGCCAGATAATCCTTCTATGCCATCATAGTAACCTTCAGGAATATAGGTTGATGTATCTATGATTGGTGGAGTAGAATGATCTTCTGTATTGAAAAAATCAACTAAGTTAATATTTAAAAACTGATCAGATCCGAAGAATATAGCGATTAAAACAATAATAATAGATGTAAGTGTACGTGCTTTTTTCATATAGGCCTCCTATGTTCTTTTATATTATTGTATCATATTTTATTTTTGATTGAGGTAATATTGAAAAAAAGATTAATTCGCTTTTTACTTACCTAAATTGTTGGTATAATGATTATAAATAAAGATAGGAGGCATTTATAATGCGTTATACATATGAAACGAAGAAAGTTATTAAACGTAACCGTAGTGAAGTTCTTGATGCA encodes the following:
- a CDS encoding endonuclease, with product MKKARTLTSIIIVLIAIFFGSDQFLNINLVDFFNTEDHSTPPIIDTSTYIPEGYYDGIEGLSGDDLKSALNDIITNHQEYPYTDDETDVWDILRAADEDPNNPDHVLLFYTGLSIHKDCQQGMATDALCILTIEGEEDTVDWNREHIWSKSRGDFEIKEGTSTVLDMGAHTDGHHLVAAERTMNSTKNNRMFEDCNDGDDTNVEAVGYGNYTCNDWEFEPRDEVKGDVARMIFYMAVRYEGEEGDMVDLEVVNDPDAAKSSKLPLYGDIDDLLRWHIEDPVSEDELWRNQVIYQYQGNRNPFIDMPELVELIWGSPADYTS